In Glandiceps talaboti chromosome 6, keGlaTala1.1, whole genome shotgun sequence, one DNA window encodes the following:
- the LOC144437009 gene encoding arylsulfatase B-like yields MVMACPTFAPVFLLFVATVALTIAADVGKQPRQPKQPHIVFFLADDLGWNDVGYNNPDILTPNMDRLASEGVIFDQAYTHPTCSPSRSAFNTGYFSHRTGMQHRVLQQLSPYGLSLNFTLLPEALKALGYSTHMLGKWHQGMCKEDYLPLKRGYDTFYGFWNNYIEYYTHTNQDVRGVLLEESGVAHNRFRGYDFWDNTGSVLDKSTYISYLLNNRAVELIEKHNQETPMFMYYSAALPHFFLEVPKEYEDLYPNIKNKDRRLYSGMVSMMDEIIGNITNKLQEKGMWENTLFVFMSDNGGAPEWGGSSYPLRGAKGTLFEAGSRVVTFASGGTMLKKTGYRNNRLIHMTDWYPTFVTLAGGNPDSNMDGMNVWNAISEGFRSPRNEIVYNIDDIMPEKGAAIRVGDWKLIQGNHQMFYPVIYDHDSWYKPATEEGETLVSPAFISTGEPDQVFPPRPDVLYLFNLKDDPTERNDLAAEEPGKVAELLERLEYQRSKLVPALNPPPNMAADPAQSDGVWRSGWC; encoded by the exons ATGGTCATGGCGTGCCCAACATTTGCTCCAGTCTTTCTGCTTTTTGTGGCAACG GTTGCCTTGACCATAGCTGCTGACG TTGGAAAACAACCTCGACAACCGAAGCAACCACATATAGTGTTCTTTCTTGCCGATGATTTAG GTTGGAATGATGTTGGCTACAATAACCCAGATATACTCACACCAAATATGGACAGATTGGCCTCTGAGGGCGTCATTTTTGACCAAGCGTACACCCATCCGACATGTTCTCC GAGTCGTTCAGCTTTTAATACTGGCTATTTTTCTCATCGAACTGGAATGCAG CATCGGGTTCTCCAACAACTGTCTCCCTATGGTTTGTCATTGAATTTCACCCTTTTGCCAGAAGCCCTGAAGGCATTGGGATATTCTACACACATGCTTGGCAA ATGGCATCAAGGTATGTGTAAAGAAGACTACCTTCCTTTGAAACGAGGATATGATACATTCTATGGTTTCTGGAATAACTACATCGAATACTACACTCACACAAACCAGGATGTCAGAGGTGTTCTACTAGAAGAGTCGGGAGTCG CACATAATCGTTTCCGGGGATATGATTTTTGGGATAACACCGGGTCGGTGCTTGATAAAAGTACTTATATTAGT TATCTTCTGAACAATCGTGCCGTGGAACTGATTGAAAAACACAACCAAGAAACACCAATGTTTATGTACTATTCAGCAGCACTGCCACATTTCTTTCTTGAG GTACCCAAGGAATATGAAGATCTATATCCTAATATCAAAAATAAAGACAGACGACTGTATAGTG GTATGGTTTCCATGATGGATGAAATTATCGGGAATATCACCAACAAACTACAGGAGAAGGGAATGTGGGAGAATACACTATTTGTGTTTATGAGTGAC AATGGTGGTGCCCCCGAGTGGGGTGGTTCCAGCTATCCCCTACGAGGAGCTAAGGGGACACTTTTTGAAGCTGGCTCTCGAGTTGTGACTTTTGCCAGTGGTGGTACTATGCTAAAGAAGACGGGCTACAGAAACAATAG GTTGATTCATATGACAGATTGGTATCCAACCTTTGTGACTCTAGCCGGTGGTAACCCAG aTTCAAATATGGATGGAATGAACGTGTGGAATGCGATTTCCGAAGGTTTTCGATCACCAAGAAATGAAATCGTCTACAACATAGACGATATTATGCCTGAGAAGGGCGCCGCCATCAG AGTTGGTGACTGGAAGCTAATACAGGGCAATCATCAGATGTTTTATCCTGTTATTTATGACCATG ATTCATGGTACAAACCTGCCACCGAGGAAGGCGAGACCCTCGTTTCGCCAGCATTTATATCAACGGGTGAGCCAGATCAAGTGTTTCCACCAAGACCTGATGTCTTGTATTTGTTTAATCTGAAGG ATGATCCCACGGAGCGTAACGATTTGGCCGCTGAAGAGCCCGGGAAAGTGGCCGAACTGCTCGAACGACTTGAATACCAGCGCTCGAAGTTGGTACCAGCCCTTAACCCTCCTCCTAACATGGCGGCAGACCCTGCCCAGTCTGATGGTGTTTGGAGATCCGGGTGGTGCTAG